A genomic region of Magnolia sinica isolate HGM2019 chromosome 6, MsV1, whole genome shotgun sequence contains the following coding sequences:
- the LOC131249393 gene encoding E3 ubiquitin-protein ligase SGR9, amyloplastic-like: MAGMIPGVEVARKRRIHHQHLANTREPCFLRSRIAPSTTTAMDETALKARTRLEEKLRGIGYRWSKNQPSKDGESDHEAGASKAGVGVGRMEMAFHVDRRNSVKVVCAVCLDEIRARQMVINLPCSHTYHSHCLLPWLNVHSHCPYCRTNVQS; this comes from the exons ATGGCGGGAATGATACCCGGAGTGGAGGTGGCCCGAAAGAGAAGGATCCACCATCAACATCTCGCCAACACGCGCGAGCCTTGTTTTCTGCGTTCTCGTATCGCACCGTCGACAACGACGGCCATGGACGAAACTGCCCTCAAAGCCCGTACAAGGCTCGAAGAAAAGCTTCGAGGCATTGGTTACAG ATGGAGTAAAAACCAGCCTAGCAAAGATGGAGAGTCGGACCATGAAGCCGGTGCAAGCAAAGCCGGAGTGGGCGTGGGGAGAATGGAAATGGCGTTTCATGTGGACAGAAGGAATTCAGTGAAAGTGGTGTGTGCTGTTTGCCTGGATGAGATCCGGGCCAGACAGATGGTGATAAACCTCCCATGTTCCCACACCTACCACTCTCATTGCCTTCTACCATGGCTCAATGTTCATTCACATTGCCCTTACTGTAGGACCAATGTTCAATCTTGA
- the LOC131249389 gene encoding E3 ubiquitin-protein ligase SIRP1-like isoform X3 codes for MAGMLPGVEVARKRRIHHHHLDNTREPCFLRSRIAPSTTTAMDETALKARTRLEEKLRGVGYRFGKNQPSRDGESDHAAGASKAGVGVVRMEMAIHVDRRNSEKVVCAVCLDEIRARQMVINLPCSHTYHSHCLLPWLNVHSHCPYCRTNVQS; via the exons ATGGCAGGAATGTTACCCGGAGTGGAGGTGGCCCGAAAGAGAAGGATCCACCATCACCATCTCGACAACACGCGCGAGCCTTGTTTTCTGCGTTCACGTATCGCACCGTCGACAACGACAGCCATGGACGAAACTGCCCTCAAAGCCCGTACAAGGCTCGAAGAAAAGCTCCGAGGCGTTGGTTACAG ATTCGGTAAAAACCAGCCTAGCAGAGATGGAGAGTCGGACCATGCAGCCGGTGCAAGCAAAGCAGGTGTGGGCGTGGTGAGAATGGAAATGGCGATTCATGTGGACagaaggaattcagagaaagtggTGTGTGCTGTTTGCCTGGATGAGATCCGGGCCAGACAGATGGTGATAAACCTACCATGTTCCCACACCTACCACTCTCATTGCCTTCTACCATGGCTCAATGTTCATTCACATTGCCCTTACTGTAGGACCAATGTTCAATCTTGA